In Spirosoma aureum, a single genomic region encodes these proteins:
- a CDS encoding RagB/SusD family nutrient uptake outer membrane protein, which produces MKKIFRIVLPVFISTGALLGCTEDFLVRDNLTATTDDKWWRLESDLRGYLELVYNNAISPGALGASFQANCRMHMSGVTDETVFRANFGSWQDFPLGSATTSNAYVGELYSQNYRDIRNTSRILENYSRVYMEDLSVKEKYAAEARALRAYAHLKLFQFFGPIPIVTNSLSIGQARNIARNSEKEVISFISSQLDSAAAVLPVTYPTSDAYRISKGACYALQVQLYLTVKDYPKTIEYARKLIDLKSYDLHYATNTAINSYEQLFSYDALENKERILFRRAGNAGAFFRFAPKSLAGQACNSPTASMVNSYETLQGKTLQELGEDSLQIYWKNPLYKNNRDPRMAVSILFPGQTFVNRLLDPFSGTADPIGAAQSTQTGYWVRKYVSALDVSRANSGSLNFMTIRYAEVLLNYIEALIESGQWQHPDIKLYLNKIRNRAKMPNYDEKAYNSQEKLRELYRRERKVELAFEGQRLFDIRRWGIAEQVLTGPAQGAINPITNQPVVVETRVFDPKRDYLWPIPLIEMNGNAAMTQNPGW; this is translated from the coding sequence ATGAAAAAAATATTCAGAATCGTTTTGCCTGTGTTTATATCGACTGGAGCGCTGTTGGGCTGTACGGAAGACTTTCTGGTGAGGGACAACCTAACAGCCACAACGGATGATAAATGGTGGAGACTGGAATCTGATTTAAGAGGGTATCTGGAGCTGGTCTATAATAACGCTATTTCACCTGGCGCGTTAGGAGCATCGTTTCAGGCAAATTGTCGCATGCACATGTCGGGAGTTACCGACGAAACCGTGTTCAGGGCAAATTTTGGGAGCTGGCAAGATTTTCCGCTCGGTTCGGCCACTACCAGCAACGCCTATGTGGGCGAATTATATAGTCAAAATTACCGCGATATCCGCAATACTTCCCGCATTCTTGAAAATTACTCCCGGGTGTATATGGAAGATCTATCAGTAAAGGAGAAATATGCGGCCGAGGCCAGAGCGTTAAGGGCCTATGCTCATCTGAAACTTTTCCAATTTTTTGGTCCGATACCCATTGTTACCAATAGCCTTTCTATTGGACAGGCAAGAAACATTGCCAGAAACTCAGAAAAAGAAGTAATAAGCTTTATTTCTTCTCAACTGGACTCTGCTGCTGCCGTGCTTCCTGTGACCTATCCCACCAGCGATGCTTACCGAATATCAAAAGGTGCTTGTTATGCTTTGCAGGTCCAATTGTACCTTACAGTGAAGGATTATCCAAAAACGATTGAATACGCCCGGAAGCTTATTGACCTTAAGAGCTATGATCTACATTATGCTACTAATACTGCGATCAACAGTTATGAGCAGCTATTCAGCTACGATGCCCTTGAGAATAAGGAGCGGATATTGTTCAGACGTGCCGGAAACGCCGGTGCCTTTTTTCGGTTTGCCCCAAAAAGCCTGGCGGGGCAGGCCTGTAACAGCCCTACAGCTTCAATGGTTAATTCATACGAGACTCTACAGGGAAAAACATTGCAGGAATTAGGAGAAGACAGCCTTCAGATTTACTGGAAGAATCCGCTGTACAAAAACAACCGTGATCCGCGGATGGCTGTTAGTATACTATTTCCCGGTCAGACCTTTGTAAATAGGCTATTAGACCCTTTTTCGGGGACGGCTGATCCTATAGGGGCTGCCCAGTCTACCCAAACCGGTTATTGGGTACGAAAATATGTGAGTGCCTTAGACGTATCCAGAGCCAACAGCGGTTCATTAAACTTTATGACGATCCGTTATGCGGAAGTTTTGCTGAATTACATCGAAGCGCTTATTGAATCCGGTCAATGGCAGCATCCAGATATTAAATTGTATCTCAATAAAATCAGGAATAGAGCTAAAATGCCAAACTATGATGAGAAGGCATATAATTCCCAGGAAAAATTACGCGAACTATACCGTAGGGAACGAAAAGTAGAACTGGCCTTTGAAGGCCAGCGGTTGTTTGATATCAGGAGATGGGGCATTGCCGAGCAGGTGCTAACCGGACCTGCACAGGGGGCAATCAATCCCATTACCAATCAGCCGGTAGTAGTTGAGACCCGCGTTTTTGACCCAAAACGGGATTATCTTTGGCCCATACCCTTAATAGAAATGAATGGCAATGCGGCCATGACTCAAAATCCAGGATGGTAA
- a CDS encoding TonB-dependent receptor, which produces MLHEITRNSGYAFVYKLEWLKRASRIDLNINNKDLEGALAEVFKNQPFTYTIVEKTVVLKLKEASETGLKQAQDTTTIRILGRVMEVKDPPIPLPGASITIKGSQKGATTDVDGVFELRVPKQSTLLISMVGYKTQEYVARSEQANVIISLVEDLKVLDQVVVTGFATQKVKEIASSVAVINMENIENKPVTQLSQALQGGGTGIQVAQSTGLVGGDKGSITIRGIATIGNASPLVLVDGVPFDMNNLDPNTIASITVLKDAASASMYGARGANGVILITTKRGVAGAPNIEYNGFLGIQKPVYQPDFVDAATWMQMNNQASANSGGGNLYSQGAIDSTRSGIDPIRYPNTRWADLILRKSAPIQQHSILVSGGNTAARFSLSVNHTQQVGHLLNLREQQSSYRRTTVRANTTVDLLKNLFVYMDVFASRSDQNEPTANSASRNTAYVYGKLFTISPNVVSKYPSKPEVRPNYTYYGNYGESWNLTAILEQGGGITRSRDEAIINMRPQWEIFPNLKLNGQASYRVTSGLDRIDRDAYVFFDYFSEKQSGVPYTNEKTATLTGRENYFYFGGNLDYKLSLGKHSLNAIAGYTQELRTYESWKDVAIRSVFAKAYYSYKDRYLVEAGVRRDGSSLFGEGNKWGYFPSLAVGWNIDQEPFFHIPFISAWKLRASYGTLGNNSIDPYLYQSTINNDGTEQIIGNSALKWERSNVLNIATDISLFRGLDLMLEWFDKTTRDVIISAQPLYTGGIGVNNNNNRMPPVNTASVRVQGIEASVKYHARISQDFSFNFGLGYTHNKSRILKLIGNNNSIIDGNTIMRIGGAMKESYGYATKGLLREQDITDTMVVKLQGQKAGDIHFLDINKDGIISDLDRVPLGSTQPKDIFFGNLGFKYRNFDFDALVSGQAGSPRFYTGLVSIPLNVGGESGTPQRYHLDYWTTEHQDARLPRLTLTPGSNNNFSDFFRLNGAFVRVRYIQIGYTLPKGMVKAIRGQSVRLYLNAQNPFTFSKVKLIDPETGGDQTAVPLMKVFTGGINIKF; this is translated from the coding sequence GTGCTCCATGAAATTACACGTAATTCCGGTTACGCTTTTGTTTATAAGCTGGAATGGTTGAAAAGGGCAAGCAGAATCGACCTCAATATTAATAATAAGGACCTGGAAGGAGCATTGGCAGAGGTATTTAAAAATCAACCCTTTACGTATACGATCGTTGAAAAAACAGTAGTCCTTAAACTAAAAGAAGCCTCAGAAACAGGACTGAAACAAGCTCAGGATACTACTACCATACGTATCCTGGGACGTGTGATGGAGGTAAAAGATCCTCCCATTCCGCTTCCCGGTGCCTCCATTACCATTAAAGGTTCTCAGAAGGGGGCTACCACTGATGTAGACGGAGTATTCGAACTTCGGGTTCCCAAACAAAGCACCCTATTGATCAGTATGGTTGGCTACAAAACCCAGGAATATGTAGCAAGATCCGAACAGGCCAACGTGATTATTTCGCTGGTTGAAGACCTGAAAGTGCTTGATCAGGTTGTTGTAACGGGCTTTGCTACGCAAAAGGTAAAAGAAATAGCAAGCTCCGTGGCTGTGATCAATATGGAAAATATTGAAAATAAGCCTGTTACTCAGCTGTCTCAGGCCTTGCAAGGAGGAGGGACTGGCATCCAGGTCGCACAAAGCACGGGCCTTGTCGGAGGGGATAAGGGGTCAATTACCATAAGAGGGATTGCTACCATAGGCAATGCATCACCGCTTGTGTTGGTAGATGGGGTACCTTTTGATATGAATAATCTGGACCCGAACACTATAGCCAGCATCACGGTCCTTAAAGACGCAGCTTCTGCTTCCATGTATGGGGCAAGAGGGGCCAACGGCGTAATACTTATCACGACCAAACGGGGCGTCGCCGGGGCACCCAATATAGAATATAATGGATTTTTGGGGATTCAGAAACCTGTTTACCAGCCCGATTTCGTGGATGCGGCTACGTGGATGCAGATGAACAACCAGGCAAGCGCTAATTCGGGCGGGGGGAACCTTTATTCGCAAGGGGCGATAGACTCCACACGCTCCGGCATTGATCCTATACGGTATCCGAACACCCGTTGGGCGGATCTGATCCTAAGAAAGTCGGCACCCATTCAGCAGCATTCGATATTGGTCTCGGGCGGAAACACCGCAGCCCGTTTCTCTCTTTCAGTGAACCACACACAGCAGGTAGGTCATCTACTGAATCTGAGAGAGCAGCAGTCTTCTTATAGGCGGACGACAGTCAGGGCCAACACCACCGTAGATTTATTGAAAAACCTGTTTGTCTACATGGATGTTTTCGCTTCTCGGTCTGATCAAAATGAACCGACTGCAAACAGTGCCTCCCGTAATACTGCTTATGTTTATGGAAAGCTTTTTACTATTTCCCCTAATGTTGTCTCCAAATACCCTTCCAAACCAGAAGTGAGACCTAATTATACATATTATGGGAATTATGGGGAAAGCTGGAATTTGACAGCAATTCTGGAGCAAGGGGGAGGAATAACCCGGTCCAGAGACGAGGCAATTATCAATATGCGGCCTCAATGGGAGATCTTCCCGAACCTTAAACTAAACGGGCAAGCCAGCTACCGGGTAACTTCCGGCCTCGACAGAATTGATCGGGACGCTTATGTTTTCTTTGATTATTTCAGTGAAAAACAATCGGGAGTTCCGTATACCAACGAAAAAACCGCTACCCTGACGGGTAGAGAAAACTATTTTTATTTTGGGGGTAATCTTGACTATAAACTATCGCTTGGAAAACACAGCTTAAATGCCATTGCAGGTTACACTCAGGAACTGCGGACTTATGAGTCCTGGAAGGATGTAGCCATCCGTTCCGTTTTTGCCAAGGCATATTATTCCTATAAAGATCGCTATCTGGTTGAAGCGGGAGTACGTAGGGACGGGTCTTCCCTTTTTGGCGAAGGCAATAAATGGGGGTATTTCCCTTCTCTGGCGGTGGGATGGAATATCGACCAGGAGCCATTTTTCCATATTCCGTTTATATCTGCATGGAAGCTGAGGGCCTCGTATGGTACTCTTGGAAATAATTCAATCGATCCGTATTTGTACCAGAGTACAATCAATAACGATGGCACTGAGCAAATTATAGGCAACAGCGCCCTTAAATGGGAGCGATCTAACGTGCTCAACATTGCTACGGATATCAGTCTTTTTCGCGGGCTGGACCTAATGCTGGAATGGTTTGACAAAACCACCAGAGATGTAATAATTAGCGCTCAGCCATTGTATACGGGAGGGATAGGGGTAAATAATAATAATAACAGGATGCCACCGGTAAATACAGCCAGTGTAAGGGTACAGGGAATAGAAGCAAGCGTCAAATATCACGCCCGGATTTCACAGGATTTTAGTTTCAATTTCGGGTTGGGATACACGCATAACAAAAGCCGGATATTGAAACTGATCGGTAACAACAACTCAATCATTGATGGAAATACGATCATGCGCATTGGAGGTGCCATGAAAGAGAGTTATGGTTATGCCACCAAGGGATTACTGCGAGAGCAAGATATCACTGACACAATGGTGGTTAAGCTTCAGGGCCAAAAGGCGGGGGACATCCATTTTCTGGATATCAACAAGGACGGGATCATTTCAGACCTGGATCGTGTGCCGCTTGGAAGCACACAACCCAAGGATATCTTCTTCGGAAATTTAGGATTTAAATACCGGAATTTTGATTTTGATGCATTGGTTTCTGGACAGGCAGGCAGCCCTCGGTTTTATACCGGTCTGGTGTCGATTCCGTTAAATGTAGGAGGGGAAAGTGGAACCCCACAGCGCTATCACCTGGATTACTGGACGACCGAGCATCAGGATGCCCGCCTACCAAGATTGACGCTCACGCCAGGAAGCAATAATAACTTCTCCGATTTTTTTCGTCTCAATGGTGCTTTCGTAAGAGTTCGGTACATACAGATCGGCTATACACTTCCTAAAGGAATGGTTAAAGCGATCAGGGGTCAAAGCGTCAGGCTTTACTTGAATGCCCAAAATCCGTTTACTTTCTCCAAGGTAAAATTAATAGACCCCGAAACCGGAGGGGACCAAACCGCAGTACCACTGATGAAGGTATTTACGGGTGGAATCAATATCAAGTTTTAA
- a CDS encoding RNA polymerase sigma factor, producing MNSGVIAAREKEILLRLRADDHRAFENFYKTYSARIYKAIVSMIKDREVAQELLQDVFIKVWEKRLVIDPENSFQSYLFAISRNMVYNYLRRTSLKLQIHAYLSASQSELYTHVEEEIQYKEIEETINSAILRLPTQRRKIFMLCKIDGKSYEEVSKLLGISVATINDHIVKATHSLKIDLGNMDRTLSLVSLLVLLYE from the coding sequence ATGAATTCAGGAGTTATTGCAGCTAGGGAAAAGGAAATTCTGTTAAGATTACGAGCGGACGACCACCGAGCTTTTGAAAATTTTTATAAAACTTATAGCGCCCGCATCTATAAAGCCATAGTGTCTATGATTAAAGACAGAGAAGTAGCCCAAGAGCTACTTCAGGATGTTTTTATCAAAGTATGGGAAAAACGTTTAGTTATTGATCCGGAAAATTCTTTCCAGTCATACTTATTTGCAATTTCCAGAAATATGGTTTATAACTACCTGAGAAGAACTTCCCTAAAATTACAGATTCATGCCTACTTATCAGCTTCGCAATCGGAGTTATATACCCACGTCGAGGAAGAAATTCAATATAAGGAAATTGAAGAAACTATAAATAGTGCCATCCTCCGCCTTCCCACTCAGCGCAGAAAAATATTTATGCTATGCAAAATTGATGGAAAGAGCTATGAAGAAGTGAGCAAATTGCTGGGTATTTCGGTTGCAACCATTAACGACCATATCGTCAAGGCAACACATTCATTGAAAATTGATCTTGGAAACATGGACCGAACATTGTCATTGGTCTCTTTATTAGTCCTACTTTATGAATGA
- a CDS encoding polysaccharide lyase family 8 super-sandwich domain-containing protein, translating to MKNIVYSSLLCVFFIFVAGRKPLYAQSDFEIILSNIQKYAWGSLNNISGLDNGVEANLKTLLIDQSRGGARYWADINYSSTSATQWKPMNHLVRVSQFALAYTMPVSKYYKNPELFEAIKKCLEYWQIRKPTSTNWFVYTIAIPKSIGETLVIMRAGDQRLSSELEDNLIKLMTGYSPENQVGANKLDVAIHCIYRGCLTSNLTPLKLGIDQALLVLRQTEGEGLQRDNSFHQHNAQLQVASYGQTFLLGQVKTAYYLKGSTYAVTGSQLKLLTDYVRNTFLKAIRGNVMDFSGLGRKVALPNTGHPMEKNVLSSLIAIDPANKQDYQNAMDRITKVQPPSYGVGKSHAQYWRSDYALHNRPNYTFSVRAVSGRTIRTENVNNENLKGYFLPDGATNIVVNGSEYDGIFPAWDWTRIPGTTTAQLKDIPKINGYYGRGTTGFVGGVSDSTYGAKTYYMKSMGVTAHKSWFFFDDEIVCLGSSISSDREEQINTTVNQSMSEGTIKISRVGKSVEVHVDSATYKNDLKWVLHDSIGYFFPKGGNLTITQRQQTGDWKDLASALPSNVVSKNVFKIWFNHGQKPVDSTYAYIVVPNKITEADMAGYNVANISIMRNDNRIQAVRHNKLRIWQIVFFSPGTFSDGSVTIDVDKACVVQLKNVGDPNVTAHIADPLGSNSKIEMIAELPNIPGMRRISFSLPTSTGYAGSSVSQVINNQSQLIEKGLAPVADTYVSMDAPSSNYGKVTYLHTEKGTNENNHYSFMKFDISSLAYAGQTTNLRLHIKNTEGSVGNTTWELWKVTNDSWSETGLTWTNKPTLSASLGKRLARIGGLVEWDVTDFIKNEYNGDKTVSFALISNGGDDNSGVDFDSRESSQKFYPQIVLVSTQASGARSSFTTEASAELIETEISDETNFGKVWPNPSADKFVVTLPGSSQEPGEVIVTTVSGTVVEQLSNVFDQRLEFGNQLKPGLYVVRVRRGAYVKVFKIIKQ from the coding sequence ATGAAAAATATTGTTTATTCTTCTTTGTTATGCGTCTTTTTTATTTTTGTTGCGGGCCGAAAACCGTTATACGCACAAAGTGACTTTGAAATAATTTTAAGCAATATTCAAAAGTACGCGTGGGGTTCGCTAAATAACATCTCAGGCCTGGATAACGGTGTCGAGGCTAATCTCAAAACGCTTCTCATTGATCAATCACGTGGCGGAGCAAGATACTGGGCGGATATCAATTATTCGAGTACTTCGGCGACCCAGTGGAAACCGATGAATCACTTAGTTCGTGTGAGCCAGTTCGCATTGGCTTACACAATGCCTGTTAGTAAGTATTATAAAAATCCAGAACTTTTCGAGGCAATTAAAAAGTGCCTTGAGTATTGGCAAATTAGAAAGCCAACCTCAACTAACTGGTTTGTTTATACGATTGCTATCCCGAAATCTATAGGAGAAACGTTGGTGATCATGCGCGCAGGTGATCAGCGATTATCGAGCGAACTTGAAGATAACCTGATCAAGTTGATGACTGGCTACAGCCCTGAGAACCAAGTGGGCGCGAACAAACTCGATGTTGCAATTCACTGTATCTATCGCGGGTGCCTGACTTCAAATTTAACACCTCTTAAACTTGGGATTGACCAGGCCCTTCTTGTACTCAGACAGACCGAGGGAGAGGGACTGCAACGCGATAATTCCTTTCACCAACATAATGCGCAATTGCAGGTTGCAAGCTACGGCCAAACGTTTTTATTAGGGCAGGTCAAAACGGCTTACTATTTAAAAGGCTCTACGTATGCAGTCACTGGCAGTCAATTGAAGCTGCTGACTGATTATGTCAGAAACACCTTTTTGAAAGCAATTCGTGGCAATGTAATGGATTTCAGCGGATTGGGAAGAAAGGTCGCTTTGCCCAACACCGGACATCCGATGGAAAAAAATGTGTTAAGTAGTCTAATAGCCATTGACCCAGCCAATAAGCAGGATTATCAGAATGCGATGGATAGGATAACCAAAGTCCAGCCACCGTCATACGGAGTCGGAAAGTCTCATGCGCAATATTGGAGGTCCGATTATGCCCTGCACAACAGGCCTAATTATACATTTAGTGTTCGTGCCGTTTCTGGGAGGACAATCAGAACAGAAAATGTGAACAACGAAAATTTAAAAGGCTATTTCCTTCCAGATGGGGCAACAAACATCGTAGTTAATGGAAGTGAATACGATGGCATTTTCCCAGCGTGGGACTGGACAAGGATTCCCGGAACAACTACAGCGCAACTAAAAGACATTCCTAAGATTAATGGTTACTATGGCAGAGGCACAACTGGCTTTGTTGGGGGGGTATCTGATTCAACCTATGGGGCTAAAACATACTACATGAAAAGTATGGGTGTAACAGCCCATAAATCATGGTTTTTCTTTGATGATGAGATTGTCTGTCTGGGTTCATCTATCAGCTCCGACAGAGAGGAACAAATTAATACCACCGTTAATCAGAGTATGAGTGAAGGAACTATTAAGATTAGTCGTGTTGGAAAATCAGTTGAAGTTCATGTTGACAGTGCCACTTATAAAAATGATTTGAAATGGGTACTTCATGATAGTATCGGATACTTTTTCCCAAAAGGCGGTAACTTGACAATTACACAAAGGCAGCAAACAGGGGACTGGAAGGACCTGGCCAGCGCCTTACCGTCAAATGTAGTAAGTAAAAATGTCTTTAAAATCTGGTTCAACCATGGCCAAAAACCCGTTGACTCAACCTATGCATATATCGTTGTCCCAAACAAAATCACCGAAGCGGATATGGCAGGCTATAATGTAGCCAATATTTCCATCATGAGAAATGATAATAGGATCCAGGCAGTAAGACATAACAAGCTCAGAATCTGGCAGATCGTCTTTTTTAGTCCGGGAACTTTTAGCGATGGCTCGGTTACAATCGACGTAGACAAGGCCTGTGTTGTTCAGCTCAAAAATGTGGGTGATCCGAATGTAACTGCCCATATCGCCGATCCTTTGGGAAGCAACAGCAAAATTGAAATGATTGCAGAATTACCCAACATACCGGGCATGCGTCGTATCTCTTTTTCACTCCCTACATCCACTGGTTATGCCGGATCAAGTGTCTCACAAGTCATTAATAACCAAAGTCAATTAATTGAAAAAGGCTTAGCACCTGTCGCCGATACCTATGTTAGTATGGACGCTCCATCTTCTAACTATGGAAAAGTAACTTATCTTCATACTGAAAAAGGGACGAACGAAAATAATCATTATTCCTTCATGAAATTCGACATTTCGAGTCTTGCGTATGCCGGACAAACGACAAACCTGCGTTTGCATATCAAGAATACAGAAGGGTCAGTTGGAAACACTACTTGGGAGCTCTGGAAGGTTACGAATGATAGTTGGAGCGAAACGGGATTAACCTGGACAAATAAACCGACACTTTCTGCATCGCTTGGTAAGCGGCTTGCACGAATTGGGGGATTAGTCGAATGGGACGTGACCGATTTTATCAAGAATGAGTATAACGGAGATAAGACAGTCTCCTTCGCTCTGATATCAAATGGTGGTGATGATAACAGTGGCGTTGATTTTGATTCAAGGGAATCCTCACAAAAGTTTTATCCACAAATTGTTCTTGTCAGCACGCAAGCCAGTGGAGCTCGATCATCTTTTACAACTGAGGCCAGTGCCGAGCTCATCGAAACCGAGATTTCCGATGAAACCAATTTTGGAAAAGTTTGGCCAAATCCAAGTGCGGACAAGTTTGTGGTTACCTTACCCGGCTCCTCCCAAGAACCAGGCGAGGTTATCGTGACTACTGTTAGCGGGACCGTCGTCGAACAGCTTTCAAATGTGTTTGACCAACGACTTGAATTCGGTAATCAATTAAAGCCAGGTCTATATGTAGTCCGTGTTCGTCGTGGAGCATACGTAAAAGTATTCAAGATTATAAAACAATAG
- a CDS encoding RING finger protein, with the protein MDTNKMLARYQSNQCTEQEARRLFAHIKSGKDRKLIEKFIEENLHDPSTEKAIDENGSLLEEAFEKIISRVNVRQALGRKAGTFIFTGNGFKKVLFPIAVWYDIALVCKNAKVPAMKIGGK; encoded by the coding sequence ATGGATACTAATAAAATGCTGGCCCGCTACCAAAGTAATCAATGCACTGAGCAAGAAGCCAGAAGGCTTTTTGCTCATATTAAATCCGGGAAAGATCGTAAGCTGATAGAAAAATTCATCGAAGAAAACCTGCATGATCCTTCAACAGAAAAAGCTATCGATGAAAACGGATCGTTACTCGAGGAAGCTTTTGAAAAGATCATCAGCAGGGTAAATGTTCGGCAAGCCCTAGGGCGGAAAGCGGGTACATTTATTTTCACGGGCAATGGATTTAAGAAAGTATTATTCCCAATCGCCGTGTGGTATGATATAGCGTTGGTTTGCAAAAACGCAAAAGTGCCTGCTATGAAAATTGGCGGGAAATGA
- a CDS encoding WD40 repeat domain-containing protein has product MLNKIITTKGLQFILLFMLLNSLISCKKEAEPTKTCIKPAGLSSVVDASDLNKYIFSLSGEVADISDQITWSITDGSNKKINSTTLLKSQSFSYNFSNDGNYKITAEALTSCNDKILLETSINVSIVIPVASGFSITEKMVYKNIGAVAITNNGIVISQELDKIKVWDYSNKALLKTLDGGSFTNQILRLSVDEKDLFSTSNNKIFIWDWKNGILKKTLSAHTGYIYSINVSADNKYLVSCADLTIRLWSISTGELIKTINTVETPYSVSMTKDQKYIVAGFSKYFILYDAATGKEIWKQTDSETPLFNLFIDLNGERIFANSYDYSSNKYSVNIWNIASKRIEKKLDLGYGYNISYDGRYYITNLGVIDAKNLAVLWSQPSQEIGIAAISSDGKFLAKAHSMNDNIISLYNPATGEAYNIPTERHIHLVKAGAISINSKLMATVDQSIFKIWNTINGQQLMPSLSNNNYIKVVNINNNILTTLGQNPCPEVTRWDINQGTNTPILKQSLGSNSTSICDTSSILSSDGNFVFYNKDGDYNETSIWDINSGKNIFSFKGRYLGMSNDNQKVYSFDYNTGNIKLLELATGKELKNIYFSNKDFIYYSSVSKDGSYLAASSNINTLTIFNLNTGAIVSKLPFSNMKDITRIEFSNDGKKIAFGDLNNILIKDVASGTTIKDGQFNDSITSIKFHPSGKALYVITERDFSVINF; this is encoded by the coding sequence ATGTTAAACAAAATAATTACTACCAAAGGCTTACAGTTCATTTTGCTTTTTATGCTATTGAACAGTTTAATATCCTGTAAAAAAGAAGCTGAACCTACAAAGACTTGCATTAAACCAGCGGGTTTATCCTCAGTTGTAGATGCAAGCGATCTAAATAAATATATTTTTTCATTATCTGGAGAAGTTGCTGACATTTCTGACCAAATTACATGGAGTATTACAGATGGGAGTAATAAAAAAATAAATTCCACCACACTCTTAAAAAGTCAGTCATTTTCATATAATTTTTCGAATGATGGAAACTATAAAATAACCGCCGAAGCCTTAACAAGTTGCAACGATAAGATATTACTTGAAACTTCGATTAATGTATCAATAGTAATTCCAGTTGCTTCTGGCTTTTCAATTACCGAAAAGATGGTCTATAAAAATATCGGTGCTGTTGCTATTACAAACAATGGTATTGTAATTTCACAAGAACTAGATAAGATAAAAGTCTGGGATTATTCAAATAAAGCTCTTTTAAAAACATTAGACGGTGGGTCATTTACAAATCAAATTTTAAGGCTTTCGGTTGATGAAAAAGATTTGTTCTCTACAAGTAATAATAAGATTTTTATTTGGGATTGGAAAAATGGTATTCTAAAAAAAACCTTGAGTGCACATACAGGCTATATATACAGCATAAATGTTTCTGCTGATAATAAATATTTGGTTAGCTGTGCCGATTTGACTATTCGATTGTGGAGTATCTCTACTGGTGAGTTGATAAAAACAATAAACACAGTTGAGACCCCTTATAGCGTATCAATGACAAAAGATCAAAAGTATATCGTTGCGGGGTTTAGTAAATATTTTATCCTATATGATGCGGCCACTGGGAAAGAAATTTGGAAGCAAACGGATAGTGAAACTCCACTTTTCAATTTATTTATCGACCTAAATGGTGAGCGAATTTTTGCAAATAGCTATGATTATTCTAGCAATAAATATTCTGTCAATATATGGAATATAGCTAGTAAGCGAATAGAAAAAAAATTGGATTTGGGCTATGGTTATAATATAAGCTACGATGGGCGTTACTATATCACTAATTTGGGTGTGATAGATGCTAAAAATTTGGCAGTATTATGGTCTCAACCGTCTCAGGAAATCGGAATTGCAGCAATTAGCTCTGATGGTAAGTTCTTAGCTAAAGCACATTCGATGAATGATAATATAATTTCACTATATAATCCTGCAACCGGAGAGGCATACAATATTCCAACTGAAAGGCATATACATTTAGTAAAAGCAGGAGCCATTTCTATCAATAGCAAATTAATGGCGACGGTAGATCAGAGTATTTTTAAAATTTGGAATACTATTAATGGTCAGCAATTAATGCCGAGTTTAAGTAATAACAACTATATAAAAGTAGTAAACATTAATAATAATATTTTGACCACTTTGGGGCAAAATCCTTGTCCTGAGGTAACTAGATGGGATATAAATCAAGGTACAAATACTCCAATACTTAAGCAATCATTAGGCTCAAATTCTACATCCATTTGCGATACTTCATCAATACTCAGCTCAGATGGTAATTTTGTATTTTACAATAAAGATGGCGATTACAACGAAACTAGTATTTGGGATATAAATTCTGGCAAAAATATTTTTTCATTTAAAGGGCGTTATCTTGGCATGAGTAATGATAATCAAAAAGTTTATTCTTTTGATTATAATACCGGAAATATAAAATTACTAGAATTAGCAACTGGCAAAGAGCTTAAAAATATATATTTTTCCAATAAAGATTTTATTTATTACTCTAGCGTAAGTAAAGATGGTAGCTATTTAGCAGCTTCCTCAAATATAAATACGTTGACAATATTTAATCTAAACACCGGAGCAATAGTAAGTAAGCTACCATTTTCGAATATGAAAGATATTACTCGGATCGAATTTAGTAACGATGGAAAAAAGATTGCATTCGGAGATTTGAATAATATATTAATCAAAGATGTGGCATCCGGCACAACGATTAAAGATGGCCAATTTAATGATTCAATTACTAGTATTAAATTCCATCCATCGGGTAAAGCATTGTACGTTATTACAGAAAGAGATTTCTCAGTTATTAATTTTTAG